The Meriones unguiculatus strain TT.TT164.6M chromosome 1, Bangor_MerUng_6.1, whole genome shotgun sequence genome has a segment encoding these proteins:
- the Utf1 gene encoding undifferentiated embryonic cell transcription factor 1: MGGSYLTGVRRRGRRGVLRACVGVSGGTLCSVEATPRNTSTPPPGFRMLLRPRRPAPFSPPSPPSPDAELRPAGDIQVTTSDALATLGGMAEPGSPRAPVSPGSAQRTPWSARETELLLGTLLQPAMWRSLLLDRRQALPTYRRVSAALARQQVRRTPAQCRRRYKFLKDKLRDSQGQPSGPFDDQIRELMGLLGDDGQPRTRRRSTGRTQRRGRSVPTVSAQAPIPVEPGAALQLAAGDADPASALRFSSSTTRSAAPRRLANSAPPAFDTLAPEPGRALGTSPRPTHDHDSEEHSEPPGHSQDRATPQIAPQSLNTALLQTLTHLGDISTVLGPLRDQLSTLNQHVEHLRGSFDQTVSLAVGFILGSAASERGILGDLRQ, from the exons ATGGGAGGGTCGTATCTGACCGGGGTCAGACGCAGAGGGCGGCGCGGGGTCCTTAGAGCGTGTGTGGGCGTCTCTGGAGGAACTCTCTGCTCTGTTGAGGCCACGCCTCGGAATACAAGCACCCCTCCACCTGGCTTCAGGATGCTGCTTCGTCCCCGGAGGCCTGCCCCGTTCTCGCCTCCGTCACCTCCTAGCCCCGACGCCGAGCTGCGGCCGGCGGGGGACATCCAGGTGACTACGTCTGATGCCTTAGCCACCCTGGGCGGGATGGCGGAACCCGGCTCGCCCAGGGCTCCCGTGTCCCCCGGCTCGGCGCAGCGCACGCCCTGGAGCGCCCGGGAGACGGAGCTACTTCTGGGCACGCTGCTGCAGCCGGCCATGTGGCGCTCGCTGCTGCTCGACCGCCGGCAGGCCCTGCCCACCTACCGCCGCGTGTCCGCCGCGCTGGCCCGTCAGCAAGTTCGGCGCACGCCCGCCCAGTGCCGCCGACGCTACAAGTTCCTCAAGGACAAACTCCGAGACTCCCAAGGCCAGCCGTCCGGGCCTTTCGACGACCAGATCCGCGAGCTCATGGGGCTGCTGGGCGACGACGGGCAGCCCAGGACCCGCCGCCGCTCTACGGGGCGAACCCAGCGCCGCGGGCGCTCTGTCCCCACAGTGTCAGCGCAGGCACCCATACCGGTCGAGCCAG GGGCTGCGCTTCAGCTGGCTGCAGGGGACGCCGACCCTGCCTCCGCGCTCAGGTTCAGCTCCTCCACGACGAGGTCCGCAGCTCCCCGTCGTCTTGCCAACTCGGCTCCCCCGGCCTTCGACACTCTGGCTCCAGAGCCGGGCCGTGCCCTCGGAACCTCCCCGCGGCCAACCCACGACCACGACTCGGAGGAGCACAGCGAGCCCCCTGGCCATTCCCAGGACCGTGCGACCCCGCAGATTGCTCCCCAGTCGTTGAACACTGCACTGCTGCAGACCCTGACGCACTTGGGCGACATCTCCACAGTTCTGGGCCCTCTGCGCGACCAGCTGTCGACTCTGAACCAGCACGTGGAGCACCTGCGAGGTTCCTTCGACCAAACCGTCTCCCTGGCCGTGGGCTTCATTCTGGGCAGTGCGGCTTCCGAGCGAGGCATCCTCGGGGACCTGCGCCAATAG